A single window of Uloborus diversus isolate 005 chromosome 5, Udiv.v.3.1, whole genome shotgun sequence DNA harbors:
- the LOC129223234 gene encoding putative nuclease HARBI1 produces MEQAEILEFIFSSSESDSDSTESSSSSSEDDILLCTDVREKIPRMEGYFENIVSQMSDGVFKSHFRLHIHTMERIENIVSESFQVQATGRPCVPLKKQLHMVIWYLATPECYRSISDRFGVCPKTLWNSVQKICAILVQKAPEIIKWPQSTELPIIQSEFKRMAGVPDVIGCIDGTHIPIKVPLEHPESYINRHSFASLVLQGVADNKLKFLDCYVGEVGCVHDARVFSKSFLGQNLRTKVPQPYHILGDKAYPLRSQLLTPFRDNGHLTASERNYNHLHSQTRCTVERAFGLLKGRFRRLKGIDMTEVVNIPAVIMACCVLHNICQGLNDETEEDDEPQPKEKATDDDEETYSISGVNKRLQIMQLLA; encoded by the exons ATGGAGCAAGCTGAAatattagaatttatttttagcagttcAGAATCTGATTCTGATTCCACTGaatcatcttcttcttcttccgAAGATGATATTCTTCTATGTACTGATGTGAGGGAGAAAATTCCACGCATGGAaggttattttgaaaacattgtgaGCCAAATGAGTGATGGAGTctttaaaagtcattttcgtCTGCACATACATACCATGGAAAGAATTGAAAATATA gtGTCCGAGAGTTTTCAAGTGCAAGCTACTGGAAGACCATGTGTACCTTTGAAAAAGCAATTGCACATGGTCATTTGGTATTTAGCAACACCCGAATGTTACAG ATCTATATCTGACCGATTTGGTGTGTGCCCAAAAACACTGTGGAATTCAGTACAGAAAATATGTGCAATACTAGTGCAGAAAGCCCCAGAAATAATTAAATGGCCACAGTCGACAGAGCTACCTATAATCCAAAGTGAGTTTAAAAGGATGGCAGGAGTACCTGACGTAATAGGATGCATTGATGGGACACATATTCCCATCAAAGTGCCACTTGAGCACCCAGAAAGCTATATAAATAGACACAGTTTTGCATCTTTGGTTCTACAAGGCGTAGCAGACAACAA attaaaatttcttgactgcTATGTTGGAGAAGTTGGCTGTGTCCATGATGCTAGAGTGTTCAGCAAATCTTTCCTAGGGCAAAACCTAAGAACAAAAGTTCCCCAACCTTACCATATTTTAGGAGACAAAGCTTATCCCTTAAGGAGTCAGTTACTGACTCCTTTTAGGGATAATGGCCATCTCACTGCCAGTGAAAGAAACTATAATCACCTTCACTCTCAAACGAGATGTACGGTGGAAAGGGCCTTTGGCTTATTGAAAGGTCGCTTTCGTAGGCTGAAGGGTATAGACATGACTGAAGTGGTGAACATTCCTGCTGTTATTATGGCTTGTTGTGTTCTCCACAACATTTGTCAGGGTTTAAATGATGAAACCGAAGAGGATGATGAGCCTCAGCCAAAAGAAAAAGCAACTGATGATGATGAGGAAACTTATTCCATATCTGGAGTAAATAAACGCCTCCAGATTATGCAATTGCTCGCCTAA